A single region of the Neisseria zoodegmatis genome encodes:
- a CDS encoding thermonuclease family protein, with protein MKFRVQSCRRSVVSLTVALLSAACDWSLFGEPSAIRPSAEEQTVSCRIVGISDGDTLTCLTEQKRQIKVRLHGIDAPEKAQAYGQKAKQHLSDLVYGKTVMLDVTDTDRYGRTVAVVFSGSLNVNRQMVKDGYAWAYRRYGSTYEADETVAKSARKGLWWDTNPIDPAEFRQNERK; from the coding sequence GTGAAATTCCGTGTCCAATCCTGCCGCCGTTCGGTAGTCTCGTTGACGGTTGCTCTACTGTCCGCTGCCTGCGATTGGAGCTTGTTCGGAGAGCCGTCGGCGATTCGTCCGTCTGCGGAAGAACAAACAGTTTCCTGTCGTATTGTTGGCATTTCGGACGGCGATACGCTTACTTGCCTGACCGAACAGAAACGGCAAATCAAAGTGCGTCTGCACGGTATAGACGCACCCGAAAAAGCCCAAGCCTACGGGCAGAAAGCCAAGCAGCATTTGTCAGACTTGGTGTACGGCAAAACGGTCATGCTCGACGTTACCGATACCGACCGCTATGGCCGCACAGTTGCCGTTGTGTTTTCAGGCAGCCTGAACGTGAACCGGCAAATGGTCAAAGACGGCTACGCATGGGCATACCGCCGATACGGCAGTACGTATGAGGCAGATGAAACGGTGGCCAAATCTGCCCGCAAGGGATTGTGGTGGGACACGAATCCCATTGATCCTGCCGAGTTCAGACAAAACGAGCGCAAATAA
- a CDS encoding DUF2786 domain-containing protein: MDKESALQRIKKCLALGKSSNEYEAAQAIRHAQILMDKYGLTASDVELAEVTEHYTRAPLTVPQWHWNLVHLCARAFGCERWHRKIATGSGFVFCGINGRPELASYAYEVLLRQLKTARRGYMKTELSRVRIGKNKTARADKFCEGWVANVSDTVHEFARTEAETELLARYKSEKYGVMKKAKTRDIKTNIGLGDYWAGHDAADGVRLDIPLGQAGHKRLGA, translated from the coding sequence ATGGATAAAGAATCAGCATTGCAGCGAATCAAAAAATGCTTGGCTTTGGGTAAGTCTTCCAACGAATACGAAGCGGCACAAGCCATCAGGCACGCACAAATATTGATGGACAAATACGGTCTGACCGCTTCGGATGTGGAACTGGCGGAAGTTACCGAACACTACACCCGTGCGCCGCTGACCGTACCTCAATGGCATTGGAATTTGGTTCATCTTTGCGCCCGTGCGTTCGGTTGCGAACGGTGGCACCGCAAAATTGCTACGGGCAGTGGATTTGTCTTTTGCGGTATCAACGGCCGCCCCGAACTGGCTTCCTATGCCTACGAAGTTTTGCTGCGCCAACTCAAAACCGCACGGCGCGGATACATGAAAACAGAATTGTCTCGGGTACGCATCGGCAAAAACAAAACCGCCCGTGCCGACAAATTCTGCGAAGGCTGGGTAGCGAACGTTTCGGATACCGTACACGAATTTGCCCGTACCGAAGCGGAGACCGAACTGCTCGCACGCTACAAAAGCGAAAAATACGGCGTGATGAAAAAAGCCAAAACACGCGATATTAAAACCAACATCGGTCTCGGAGATTATTGGGCAGGGCATGATGCTGCCGACGGTGTACGGTTGGATATACCGCTTGGACAAGCAGGACACAAACGATTGGGAGCATGA
- a CDS encoding ATPase, T2SS/T4P/T4SS family, producing the protein MNNNTIKADASALNFLDNLGISKQLAREGLTEVMINRPFEMFVEGSFGVERLDAPELSLDRLNKLANVLCNLNGKHISTANPIHSVTLPHGERGHIMLPPSCEDRTAVFAIRKPSTSRFSLDGYIDSGRLQGFTDYSRYGNANSTDNGIEIDGSRFRDVCDKMKLPHDVPLASWQYQMLEAKANRDLATFFKIAIEQKLNICMVGGTGSGKTTFTKALVDMIPNNTRLITIEDTHELNTPNHPNHAHLFYKEHITAKQIIAACMRLKPDRILLTELRGDEAWDYLSALNTGHPGGLTSVHANDARSVHYRIAQLAMESPAGKSMPYEYILNTVRTTIDVVCFFHRTYMTELYFDPVEKYQALRGKA; encoded by the coding sequence ATGAACAATAACACTATCAAGGCAGATGCTTCAGCCCTGAATTTTTTGGATAACCTCGGTATTAGCAAACAGCTTGCTCGAGAAGGGTTGACCGAAGTTATGATAAACCGCCCATTTGAAATGTTTGTAGAGGGCAGTTTCGGTGTCGAGCGTTTGGATGCTCCCGAATTATCCTTGGACAGGCTCAACAAGTTGGCCAATGTGCTATGCAATTTGAATGGCAAGCATATTTCTACTGCAAACCCCATCCATTCGGTAACTTTACCCCACGGTGAGCGCGGGCATATCATGTTGCCACCCAGTTGTGAAGATCGTACTGCTGTTTTTGCCATCAGAAAACCCTCTACCAGCCGTTTTTCTTTAGACGGCTACATCGATAGCGGAAGACTGCAAGGCTTTACCGATTATTCGCGCTACGGAAATGCCAACAGTACGGATAACGGTATTGAAATAGACGGTTCGCGGTTCAGAGATGTGTGCGACAAAATGAAACTGCCGCATGACGTACCGCTGGCATCTTGGCAGTATCAAATGCTGGAAGCCAAAGCCAACCGCGATTTGGCAACGTTTTTCAAAATTGCGATTGAACAGAAACTCAACATCTGCATGGTCGGCGGCACGGGTTCGGGCAAAACCACATTTACCAAAGCCCTAGTGGACATGATTCCGAACAACACCCGTCTCATCACAATTGAAGACACGCACGAACTGAATACACCCAATCATCCCAACCATGCGCACTTGTTCTACAAAGAGCATATTACGGCCAAACAAATCATCGCCGCCTGCATGCGGCTCAAACCCGACCGTATCCTGCTGACCGAACTTCGCGGCGATGAAGCATGGGATTATCTGTCGGCACTTAATACCGGACATCCGGGCGGATTGACTTCTGTCCACGCCAATGATGCCCGGAGCGTACATTACCGCATCGCACAACTGGCAATGGAATCTCCTGCGGGAAAATCCATGCCTTATGAATACATACTCAACACCGTGCGTACCACAATTGACGTAGTGTGCTTTTTCCACCGTACCTATATGACTGAACTGTATTTCGATCCGGTGGAAAAGTATCAGGCTCTACGCGGTAAAGCATAA
- the virB10 gene encoding type IV secretion system protein VirB10, which translates to MGFFDRFRRRKNQDDGNSVEEQVANSTTMYDKVDNPELEGGVPDVQSSGGVSKSPQQLVLLGVALLGSGLAIAGLMVWLNREPAVEEEPQEKPEISSDSQYDFTADQVRLQQQQEVSAASAPEGITTTQPASAASTVATVEAVSEPVASPPTEPPPKDRKLTGDVLVATDGGATQAAAGAASGSAFTEPVISGLDNSELSGLRSDGDTLQKGSFADKLNPTSTASVQASRSPSGDYLLAKGTNISCTMQTKIVTTQPGFTRCIVDKDVYSANGKVLLLERGTKITGEQTAALLQGQARVFALWNEAETPYGVRVSLASPAAGQLGQAGIGARVNNHFWQRFGGAVMISLIGDLGDYAANRRNSHGEGQTFNFDTTSESAQDMATEALKNSINIPPTGYVNQGSRINIIVARDVDFSRVYERVNPLETSILPTD; encoded by the coding sequence ATGGGTTTTTTTGACCGTTTCCGTCGTCGTAAAAACCAAGATGACGGTAATTCAGTAGAAGAACAGGTGGCCAACAGTACAACAATGTACGACAAGGTAGATAACCCTGAATTGGAAGGCGGCGTACCCGATGTCCAATCGTCCGGAGGTGTATCTAAAAGCCCGCAACAGTTGGTTTTACTGGGTGTTGCACTACTTGGCTCGGGTTTGGCAATTGCGGGGCTCATGGTATGGCTGAACCGTGAGCCTGCTGTTGAAGAAGAACCGCAAGAAAAACCTGAAATTTCAAGCGATAGCCAATATGATTTTACTGCCGACCAAGTACGTCTGCAACAACAGCAGGAAGTTTCTGCGGCATCTGCTCCTGAAGGTATCACAACGACACAGCCTGCATCGGCAGCTTCGACCGTTGCAACGGTGGAAGCCGTATCTGAGCCTGTTGCTTCTCCTCCTACCGAACCGCCACCTAAAGACCGTAAATTAACTGGCGATGTTTTGGTAGCGACAGACGGAGGGGCAACACAAGCGGCAGCGGGTGCGGCTTCGGGCAGTGCATTCACAGAACCTGTTATCAGCGGCTTGGATAACTCGGAGTTGTCGGGTTTGCGTTCAGATGGAGATACGCTGCAAAAAGGCAGTTTTGCGGACAAGTTAAATCCCACGTCAACCGCATCTGTACAAGCATCACGAAGCCCGTCTGGCGACTACCTGTTGGCCAAAGGTACGAATATTTCCTGCACCATGCAGACTAAAATCGTTACCACCCAACCCGGCTTTACACGTTGTATCGTAGATAAAGATGTTTACTCTGCCAACGGCAAAGTGCTGTTACTGGAACGCGGAACCAAAATTACGGGTGAGCAGACTGCTGCGCTGCTTCAAGGCCAAGCGCGGGTTTTTGCTCTTTGGAATGAGGCGGAAACACCGTACGGCGTAAGAGTTTCTTTGGCCAGCCCTGCTGCGGGACAGCTTGGCCAAGCCGGCATCGGTGCACGGGTCAATAATCATTTTTGGCAACGTTTCGGCGGTGCAGTCATGATTAGTCTGATTGGCGACTTGGGCGATTATGCCGCCAACCGCCGAAATAGTCATGGCGAAGGTCAGACTTTCAATTTTGATACTACGTCGGAATCCGCACAGGACATGGCGACAGAAGCCTTGAAAAACAGTATTAATATCCCGCCGACAGGCTATGTAAACCAAGGTAGCCGAATTAACATCATTGTTGCCCGTGATGTTGATTTCAGCAGGGTATATGAGCGTGTTAATCCTTTGGAAACGTCGATATTGCCCACAGATTAA
- a CDS encoding type IV secretory system conjugative DNA transfer family protein — protein MSDTKKLPAVLFGLGLTPFAAAGGLYLASWLFTRWLSLKSAPSVLMLPRYWPYYDRLPENMVFPLQATSAIALLLAAVPLAAILAALFMKPKRELHGSARFANTAEIAKTGLLKPPEKHKPSEPLPLPSLLLGRYRGRFLRWVGNEFLFVAARTRAGKGVSLIIPNCLHYRDSMAIYDPKFENFLLTAGYRASVGQKIFLFNPGGLMPGMSKADFDSGDTAHTERLFKQAKLIKGLRSHRWNPFSYVSRNPLFMYKDISNMAAIMLPMSTKSSSGDGNSSFWVESARKLFVGLALFMLETEDERENRDTDYRERSTLSYLYRLTSPKNGKGLTEWIKDELDRRNRTGRPLSDACQTLLGGFASGNAKTNADILATMTAPLGIFLDPVVETATSGDDFRLDDLRSQRMTIYIGINPTETSTFSRLTNLFFSQLIQVNVAQGLPENNIDPDTGKTKLPFQCLLLMDEFPALGNVPAIMEGVSYVAGYGLRMMIIAQSPAQIEAVYGRENARTFFTNFAARALFTPRDQTEAEEYSKILGNETVKSKSVSRSRGKGTSRSQSVSDQKRALMYDSEIKQMPMDKCILDMAASRPIYADKIRYYDDPALKGRAGRPIPHVPELHFVSGGLKKHDDTPQTIPQEQVADTHPSEYGNKQELAQVFTDLIADPETAVMLGQILYSDWKLEMMPTVRNILAEDVSGGMPFADEADEESADSAAENGGGLFDNIDD, from the coding sequence ATGTCAGACACAAAAAAACTGCCCGCCGTCCTGTTCGGTTTGGGTCTTACTCCTTTTGCCGCAGCAGGCGGCCTGTATCTTGCCTCTTGGCTGTTTACCCGTTGGCTGTCTCTGAAAAGTGCGCCGTCCGTATTGATGCTGCCGCGCTATTGGCCATATTACGACAGGCTGCCTGAAAACATGGTTTTTCCTTTGCAGGCTACATCTGCCATTGCCCTGCTACTTGCTGCCGTCCCGCTTGCCGCCATACTGGCGGCTTTATTTATGAAACCGAAGCGGGAACTGCACGGGTCGGCACGTTTTGCCAATACTGCCGAAATAGCCAAAACAGGGTTGCTGAAACCGCCCGAAAAGCATAAACCGTCCGAGCCTCTGCCGCTGCCCAGCCTATTGTTGGGCAGATACAGGGGCAGGTTTCTGCGTTGGGTTGGTAATGAATTCCTCTTCGTTGCCGCCCGTACCCGTGCGGGTAAGGGTGTATCACTGATTATTCCGAACTGCCTGCATTACCGCGACAGTATGGCAATCTATGACCCGAAATTTGAAAACTTTCTGCTGACGGCAGGCTATCGTGCCAGCGTCGGACAGAAAATTTTTCTGTTCAATCCGGGCGGTTTGATGCCGGGAATGAGCAAAGCCGATTTTGATTCGGGCGATACCGCTCATACTGAAAGACTGTTCAAACAGGCCAAACTGATTAAGGGGTTGCGCAGCCACCGCTGGAATCCGTTCAGCTATGTATCGCGCAATCCGCTGTTTATGTACAAAGACATCAGCAATATGGCAGCCATTATGCTGCCGATGAGTACCAAAAGCAGCAGCGGTGACGGCAACAGCAGTTTTTGGGTGGAATCCGCCCGTAAACTGTTTGTCGGTTTGGCACTTTTTATGCTGGAAACCGAAGATGAGCGTGAAAACCGCGATACAGACTATCGGGAACGCAGTACCTTGTCCTATCTGTACCGCCTGACCAGTCCGAAAAACGGTAAAGGCCTGACCGAATGGATCAAGGACGAGCTGGACAGACGTAACAGGACGGGCAGGCCGCTTTCGGATGCCTGTCAAACCCTGCTGGGTGGTTTTGCCAGCGGCAATGCCAAAACCAATGCCGATATTTTGGCTACCATGACCGCGCCTTTGGGGATATTTTTAGACCCTGTTGTGGAAACGGCCACATCAGGCGACGATTTCCGCCTAGACGACCTCCGCAGCCAGCGAATGACGATTTATATCGGCATCAATCCGACCGAAACTTCTACTTTTTCCCGACTGACCAACCTGTTTTTCAGCCAGCTTATACAGGTCAATGTTGCCCAAGGGCTGCCTGAAAACAATATTGACCCGGATACGGGCAAGACCAAACTGCCGTTCCAGTGTCTGCTGCTGATGGACGAATTTCCGGCATTGGGAAACGTACCTGCAATTATGGAAGGGGTTTCCTATGTGGCAGGCTACGGTTTACGGATGATGATTATCGCCCAGTCCCCTGCACAAATTGAAGCCGTGTATGGCCGAGAAAATGCCCGTACTTTCTTTACCAACTTCGCCGCCCGCGCCCTGTTCACACCGCGCGATCAGACGGAAGCGGAAGAGTACAGCAAAATTTTAGGCAACGAAACGGTTAAATCCAAATCGGTTTCACGCAGCCGAGGCAAAGGTACGAGCCGCAGTCAAAGTGTGAGCGATCAAAAACGTGCTTTAATGTACGACAGCGAAATCAAGCAGATGCCGATGGATAAGTGTATTTTGGACATGGCGGCATCACGGCCGATTTATGCTGATAAAATCCGCTATTACGATGACCCTGCACTCAAAGGACGTGCAGGCAGGCCGATACCGCACGTTCCCGAACTGCACTTTGTTTCAGGCGGCCTGAAAAAGCACGATGACACGCCGCAGACCATTCCGCAGGAGCAGGTAGCGGATACCCATCCGTCCGAATACGGAAACAAACAGGAACTGGCACAGGTATTTACCGACCTGATAGCCGACCCCGAAACCGCAGTCATGCTTGGACAGATATTGTATTCCGATTGGAAGCTGGAAATGATGCCGACGGTACGCAATATTTTGGCTGAAGACGTATCAGGCGGAATGCCGTTTGCCGATGAAGCAGATGAAGAGAGCGCCGACAGCGCAGCCGAAAATGGCGGCGGTTTGTTTGACAATATAGACGATTGA
- a CDS encoding LPD7 domain-containing protein, with the protein MAASKHDYPEPTYEEVRAALSYIATPSGHDDWYPMAFAIKDALGENGFELWDEWSRQGEGYNRSIAKSTWKSATPKAGGITAATLFKLARDNGYRPDRPYIPPTEEQLAAREAEQHARVQAAAEEQAERHAQAAKRAYGIWKNADMTVDLSHGYLQKKGIADADLVRNIRQNEYQGQKQLVIPLWQNGRLVSVQTINENGGKHFLKGGQKSGSYAVLGNLDKEAHKGIVVAEGFATAASIRKATGLPVVIAFDGGNMVRIAENMAQRLSENQTVILAADNDPSGGGLAAATNAAVVLGSRARIVMPEFSPEMVQRYQAEFGVWNDSKNRENLPSDFNDLHYLAGLERVRADFVRTTERLLEKVPTIEPLDARLQGIAGRNEPLQPLAAGQQTRPKALKPEISSAAATEQEAAVSHSQEQNMTQQPTDISYSSDNPYARYAEHDDEARQNADDWEARVPLTEAKLAEFNSKAEQRGFVSYIESRHASFGRFQAEKSIEKDAYRVEIDGAFKNYGGASVYKEAHDFMVSFHEWDQVVDYAYGNDFDALLKQADEWLQVRQQQGQMVLEGISNKQHGMPKPTTDPIAADQEAVFLPEQEHHMENQTETKQESIMENQLSKTSYPPIADDRRVLTQELMTQFEQQANDAGFHITFKDVERGEFFAFKKGQKKFADYSAEIIGQFKNFPDGNTQKLDYDFSLIPKVGQSNHPYQHLNNFAAALQMGNNFISTGHHYGGMNEAYQHDLHQRPEPERNGLINETRPAATSANDLAVSNTIEYSRQMQNTPEREIITFDEAQANLQRARAGEQIQQEKTAQTVNTEVQQNDRPSKGENRTVDSTMTVGQETEQGYALFSKSKPVLGLDYATAAGLSGRYVRVRGKYLDINNAETVIFEDKGAKIKTAKNDPQTISDMLDTAQVKNWDSINIAGSYDFRRQMWLEAELRGIASTGYKPNWDDLTLRDQLRESRERNSIETRIQPEKDKADARTEVSNLDAAKREISAKQPETAALAQSPVLSDKTARFRSKAETLKMRADTPAETVEANQAETFAAQTANRQHGMPKPETDPAKHKTRPVAVNHELEAAKAAYLSKADKLSKTAKNRLADHERDFTDAISGMPQKNRDTAILHFYTSMQKRMNGTKLDMPAPTVAEQQRDNTRTMTPTRSNDDMDIER; encoded by the coding sequence ATGGCAGCATCAAAACATGATTACCCCGAACCCACCTACGAAGAAGTCCGTGCGGCATTGAGTTATATTGCTACGCCGTCCGGCCATGATGACTGGTATCCGATGGCCTTTGCCATCAAAGACGCATTAGGCGAAAACGGTTTCGAGTTGTGGGACGAATGGTCTCGGCAGGGGGAAGGTTACAACCGCAGTATCGCAAAATCCACTTGGAAGTCCGCCACTCCGAAAGCAGGCGGCATTACTGCCGCTACTCTGTTTAAACTTGCTCGAGATAACGGTTATCGCCCTGACAGGCCGTACATTCCGCCTACGGAAGAACAGCTTGCCGCCCGTGAAGCCGAACAGCACGCCCGTGTACAAGCGGCGGCCGAAGAGCAGGCGGAAAGACACGCACAAGCGGCCAAGCGTGCCTACGGTATTTGGAAAAACGCCGATATGACCGTAGATTTATCACACGGATACTTGCAAAAGAAAGGTATCGCCGACGCGGATTTAGTCCGCAATATCCGACAAAACGAATACCAAGGGCAGAAACAGTTGGTTATTCCGCTTTGGCAGAACGGCAGACTGGTTTCCGTACAGACCATAAATGAAAACGGCGGCAAACACTTTTTGAAAGGCGGTCAGAAAAGTGGAAGTTATGCCGTACTCGGAAACTTGGATAAAGAAGCACACAAAGGCATTGTCGTTGCAGAAGGTTTTGCCACGGCCGCCAGCATCCGCAAAGCAACGGGATTACCTGTGGTTATCGCTTTCGACGGCGGTAATATGGTACGCATCGCCGAAAACATGGCGCAAAGGCTGTCTGAAAACCAAACTGTGATACTGGCGGCCGACAATGACCCGTCGGGCGGCGGTTTGGCTGCTGCTACAAATGCGGCAGTCGTATTGGGCAGCCGCGCCCGTATCGTGATGCCCGAATTCAGCCCTGAGATGGTTCAGCGTTATCAGGCAGAATTCGGCGTATGGAACGACAGTAAAAACCGTGAAAACCTGCCCAGCGATTTCAACGACCTGCACTATTTGGCTGGATTGGAACGTGTCCGTGCTGATTTTGTCCGAACAACGGAGAGACTGCTTGAAAAAGTTCCAACAATCGAACCCTTAGATGCAAGACTTCAGGGAATTGCTGGTAGAAATGAACCGCTTCAACCCCTAGCCGCAGGGCAGCAAACACGCCCCAAAGCCTTAAAACCCGAAATATCCTCAGCCGCCGCTACCGAACAGGAAGCGGCGGTTTCGCATTCACAGGAGCAAAATATGACACAGCAACCGACCGATATATCCTATTCATCCGATAACCCTTATGCCCGTTATGCCGAGCATGATGATGAAGCTCGTCAAAACGCGGACGATTGGGAAGCCCGCGTACCACTGACCGAAGCCAAACTTGCCGAGTTCAATAGCAAAGCCGAACAGCGTGGTTTTGTCAGTTATATTGAAAGTCGTCATGCAAGTTTCGGACGTTTTCAAGCAGAAAAGTCAATAGAAAAAGATGCATATAGGGTAGAAATTGATGGTGCGTTTAAAAACTACGGTGGTGCATCTGTTTACAAAGAAGCTCACGATTTCATGGTTTCGTTTCACGAGTGGGATCAAGTTGTGGATTATGCCTATGGCAATGACTTTGATGCCTTACTGAAACAGGCAGATGAGTGGTTGCAAGTTCGGCAACAGCAAGGACAGATGGTTTTAGAGGGAATATCCAACAAACAGCACGGGATGCCGAAACCTACAACCGACCCGATAGCCGCAGACCAAGAGGCCGTTTTCTTGCCCGAGCAAGAGCATCATATGGAAAACCAAACTGAAACCAAACAGGAAAGCATCATGGAAAATCAGTTATCTAAAACATCATATCCTCCTATTGCAGATGATCGTCGTGTTTTAACGCAAGAGTTAATGACACAATTTGAACAACAAGCAAATGATGCAGGCTTTCATATTACATTTAAGGATGTTGAACGTGGTGAATTTTTCGCATTTAAAAAGGGACAAAAAAAGTTCGCAGACTATTCCGCAGAAATTATTGGGCAATTTAAAAATTTTCCCGATGGTAATACTCAAAAATTGGATTACGACTTTAGCCTTATTCCCAAAGTAGGACAATCCAATCATCCCTATCAACACCTGAATAATTTTGCTGCTGCCTTACAAATGGGTAATAACTTTATTAGCACAGGTCATCATTATGGCGGTATGAACGAAGCCTATCAGCACGATTTACATCAACGCCCAGAACCTGAACGTAATGGATTAATAAATGAAACCAGGCCAGCAGCTACATCGGCAAACGATTTGGCTGTTTCTAATACTATTGAATACAGTCGCCAAATGCAGAATACACCCGAGAGGGAAATCATTACATTTGATGAAGCTCAGGCCAACTTGCAACGCGCACGGGCAGGAGAACAAATACAGCAGGAGAAAACAGCCCAAACCGTAAATACGGAAGTGCAACAAAACGACAGACCGTCTAAAGGCGAAAACCGAACGGTTGACAGTACCATGACCGTCGGACAGGAAACGGAACAGGGGTATGCCTTGTTTTCTAAATCCAAGCCCGTACTTGGTTTGGATTATGCCACCGCCGCAGGATTGTCCGGACGTTATGTCAGGGTACGGGGTAAATATCTCGATATTAACAATGCCGAAACCGTAATATTTGAAGATAAAGGTGCAAAAATTAAAACTGCCAAAAATGACCCGCAAACCATCAGTGATATGCTGGACACCGCACAGGTAAAAAATTGGGACAGTATCAATATTGCAGGTAGCTATGATTTCAGACGCCAAATGTGGCTGGAGGCGGAATTGCGAGGTATTGCAAGTACTGGCTACAAACCGAACTGGGATGATTTGACCTTGCGTGACCAGTTGCGAGAAAGTCGAGAACGCAACAGTATAGAAACCCGAATCCAACCAGAGAAGGATAAAGCAGATGCTCGTACGGAAGTTTCAAATCTGGACGCGGCAAAGCGCGAAATCTCAGCCAAACAACCTGAAACTGCTGCTCTCGCACAATCTCCCGTTTTGTCTGATAAAACGGCACGTTTCCGTTCCAAAGCCGAAACCTTGAAAATGCGGGCTGATACACCTGCGGAAACGGTAGAAGCCAATCAGGCAGAAACCTTTGCCGCACAGACGGCAAACAGGCAGCATGGAATGCCGAAACCCGAAACCGACCCGGCCAAACACAAAACACGGCCTGTGGCGGTCAATCACGAACTGGAAGCGGCAAAAGCGGCTTATCTGTCTAAAGCAGATAAATTGTCCAAAACCGCCAAGAATCGCTTGGCTGACCATGAGCGTGATTTTACGGATGCCATATCGGGAATGCCGCAGAAAAACCGCGACACTGCCATACTTCATTTCTATACATCGATGCAGAAACGAATGAACGGTACCAAGCTGGATATGCCCGCCCCTACGGTTGCAGAACAGCAACGGGACAATACCCGCACTATGACACCAACCCGCAGTAATGATGATATGGATATAGAACGCTGA
- a CDS encoding single-stranded DNA-binding protein, translated as MPYDNTLHLMGFLGSDPEGGYFNDGTAHAKLSLAVNEKRRGRNGEQIEHTEWFSILLREKSAEFAMQYLKKGNCVSVWGSIWSRHFTDKQGSERTLYEVRGNKVKFISAKQSEVSERDTGDGGAAAYLG; from the coding sequence ATGCCATACGACAACACCCTGCACCTGATGGGCTTTCTCGGGAGCGACCCTGAAGGCGGTTATTTTAACGACGGTACGGCTCATGCCAAATTATCGCTGGCCGTTAACGAAAAGCGGCGTGGCAGAAACGGAGAACAGATAGAACACACGGAATGGTTTTCCATACTGCTGCGCGAAAAATCCGCCGAATTTGCCATGCAATATTTGAAAAAAGGCAACTGTGTATCGGTTTGGGGAAGCATCTGGTCAAGACACTTTACCGATAAGCAAGGTAGTGAACGTACCCTGTATGAAGTACGCGGCAATAAAGTGAAATTCATCTCGGCCAAACAGTCTGAAGTCTCGGAAAGAGACACCGGAGACGGCGGCGCGGCGGCATATTTGGGCTGA
- a CDS encoding plasmid mobilization relaxosome protein MobC, with the protein MDRNNVPIRVFGLSHAETAALRQLAQQKYGKASVSLLAKNTLKSLLSEEWSSDLDQGGKDMSSEPLPQGKMRLELKLPPPLAAYLTTAAEQGKMSANRRALYILAEYMESHPILTDSEITALYQSNVQLGAIGRNLNQIARHLNAGEGASLTARYISNLEAVINGHIKQVGNIIRQHRQRQEDRFMP; encoded by the coding sequence ATGGACAGAAATAATGTACCTATCCGCGTATTCGGTTTGAGCCATGCGGAAACAGCAGCCCTACGCCAACTCGCCCAGCAAAAATACGGCAAAGCCAGTGTTTCCCTGCTGGCTAAAAATACCCTGAAATCCTTGCTTAGCGAAGAGTGGTCATCCGACTTGGATCAGGGCGGTAAGGATATGTCGTCCGAACCATTGCCGCAAGGCAAAATGCGGCTGGAACTGAAACTGCCCCCACCTTTGGCTGCCTATCTGACCACGGCCGCAGAGCAGGGAAAAATGTCGGCCAACCGCCGTGCCTTGTATATTTTGGCCGAATACATGGAAAGCCACCCCATTCTTACCGACAGTGAGATAACCGCCCTTTACCAGTCCAATGTACAACTCGGTGCCATCGGCCGTAATCTCAACCAAATTGCCCGTCATCTGAATGCAGGGGAAGGTGCATCGTTGACTGCCCGATATATCAGTAACTTGGAAGCCGTAATTAACGGCCACATCAAACAGGTTGGTAACATCATCCGCCAACACCGACAACGACAGGAAGATCGATTTATGCCGTAA